A single window of Selenomonas sputigena DNA harbors:
- a CDS encoding phage portal protein produces MIGLLEKAIAAISPQWACKRAFYAESLRAYEAGEVTRFNDGWVPVNEDTENADKPQRDLIKARARYLERNSDIAGAAVGGIVRNVVGTGIKPQARTGNEELNRRIESLWREWTAAENCDITGQQTFEELQAMLLRRKIVDGEILVKKVVARKGRHPLKLQVIKADLLSSFMMYAPKTSNIIRSGIELNDHLRPLAYWIDRKSPDGYIEYNPDRIPAEQIIHLWTRAQPDQIRGISDLAPIIKRLKDTQDYLDAETLTARIAACFSVFITTQTGAPGTMPGRIGNGRKDSEGKKLSAIRPGMIKYLAPGESVETANPSRGLANARDYVAIQERLAGAGLGLSYELMSRDFNTSSFSSARQGMLEDRKTFEPMQVFMASHLCAPIYREWMDLCVLSGSLDIPDYFERREAYQSVEWVTPGWSWIDPQKEVQADIAAIQNGGKTLSQWCAERGYDWREQLEQMALEKETAEAMGLTLSVHTPITVQAAQSNHVEGAGGSADANDDEDEKEDADGEDKDEKQE; encoded by the coding sequence ATGATCGGGCTTTTGGAAAAAGCAATCGCGGCAATCTCGCCGCAGTGGGCGTGCAAACGCGCCTTTTACGCTGAAAGCCTGCGTGCCTATGAGGCGGGCGAGGTGACGCGTTTTAACGACGGCTGGGTGCCTGTCAATGAGGACACAGAAAATGCGGACAAACCGCAGCGCGATCTCATCAAGGCGCGGGCGCGATACTTGGAGCGCAACAGCGACATCGCGGGCGCAGCTGTCGGCGGTATCGTGCGCAATGTTGTTGGAACAGGTATCAAGCCGCAGGCGCGTACGGGGAACGAAGAGCTGAACCGCCGCATTGAGTCGCTTTGGCGCGAGTGGACGGCGGCAGAGAACTGCGACATCACGGGACAGCAAACATTTGAGGAACTGCAGGCGATGCTCCTTCGGCGCAAAATTGTCGATGGGGAAATCCTCGTCAAGAAGGTGGTCGCGCGCAAGGGCAGGCATCCACTGAAACTCCAGGTCATCAAGGCCGACCTCCTCAGTAGTTTCATGATGTACGCCCCCAAAACGAGCAACATCATCCGCTCGGGCATCGAGCTCAACGACCACTTGCGGCCGCTTGCCTACTGGATCGATCGCAAAAGCCCCGACGGGTACATTGAATACAATCCCGATCGCATTCCCGCCGAGCAGATCATTCACCTTTGGACGCGTGCGCAGCCCGACCAGATCCGCGGCATTTCTGACCTTGCGCCCATCATCAAGCGGCTCAAGGATACGCAGGATTACCTTGACGCCGAGACGCTGACTGCGAGGATCGCGGCGTGCTTCTCGGTGTTCATTACGACGCAGACGGGCGCACCGGGGACGATGCCCGGGCGCATAGGCAATGGTAGGAAAGACTCTGAGGGGAAGAAGCTGAGCGCGATCCGCCCGGGTATGATCAAGTATCTTGCGCCCGGGGAAAGCGTCGAGACGGCGAATCCGTCGCGCGGTCTTGCCAATGCGCGGGATTATGTGGCGATACAGGAGCGGCTTGCGGGTGCAGGGCTCGGCCTGTCGTATGAGCTGATGAGTCGCGACTTCAATACATCGAGCTTTTCGAGTGCCCGGCAGGGGATGCTCGAAGACCGCAAGACCTTCGAGCCGATGCAGGTGTTCATGGCATCACACCTTTGTGCACCGATTTATCGCGAATGGATGGATTTATGCGTATTGTCCGGCAGTCTCGACATTCCCGATTATTTTGAGCGCCGCGAGGCGTATCAATCGGTCGAATGGGTAACACCGGGCTGGTCATGGATTGATCCGCAGAAGGAAGTTCAGGCGGATATCGCCGCCATACAGAACGGCGGCAAGACGCTCTCGCAGTGGTGCGCAGAGCGTGGCTATGACTGGCGCGAGCAGTTGGAGCAGATGGCGCTCGAAAAGGAGACCGCCGAGGCGATGGGGCTGACGCTCTCCGTACACACGCCGATCACGGTGCAGGCGGCGCAGAGCAATCACGTCGAGGGCGCGGGCGGAAGTGCAGACGCCAACGACGACGAGGACGAGAAGGAGGATGCAGATGGCGAAGACAAAGACGAGAAACAAGAATGA